One window from the genome of Lacerta agilis isolate rLacAgi1 chromosome 16, rLacAgi1.pri, whole genome shotgun sequence encodes:
- the GRHPR gene encoding glyoxylate reductase/hydroxypyruvate reductase isoform X2, giving the protein MRAAGQRLMKVFVTRRIPPEGLAALSRAGDVQQWDSDEPIPKSELLAGVAGKDGLLCLLSDRIDKEVLDAAGPSLKTISTLSVGYDHLAIEEIKKRGIRVGYTPDILTDATAELTVALLLATARRLPESVDEVKNGGWTTWKPLWMCGYGLSGSTVGVIGLGRIGQAVAHRLKPFGVKKFLYAGRHPKPEAAMELKAEFVPLAKLAEESDFVIVTCSLTPDTQGMCDRDFFSKMKKTSVFINTSRGTVVNQKDLYEALVNGHIAAAGLDVTTPEPLPTDNPLLSLKNCVILPHIGSATYATRNAMSVLAANNLLAGLKGESMPSELKL; this is encoded by the exons ATGAGAGCGGCGGGGCAGCGACTCATGAAGGTGTTCGTGACGCGGAGGATCCCCCCGGAGGGGCTGGCGGCCTTGAGCCGGGCCGGAGA CGTCCAGCAATGGGATTCAGATGAACCAATCCCAAAGTCTGAGTTGCTGGCGGGGGTGGCTGGTAAGGATGGTCTCCTGTGCCTCTTGTCTGACCGGATTGACAAGGAAGTCCTGGATGCTGCAG GACCATCCCTTAAGACAATCAGTACGTTGTCCGTGGGATATGACCATCTTGCcattgaagaaataaaaaagcg TGGGATCCGTGTGGGATACACGCCAGACATCCTGACAGATGCCACCGCTGAACTCACAGTAGCTTTGCTCCTAGCAACGGCCCGCAGGCTGCCAGAATCTGTGGACGAAGTGAAGAA CGGTGGCTGGACCACATGGAAGCCTCTCTGGATGTGTGGCTATGGACTTTCCGGCAGCACCGTTGGGGTTATAGGGCTAGGAAGAATAG GGCAGGCTGTAGCGCATCGTCTGAAACCATTTGGAGTCAAGAAGTTTTTGTATGCAGGACGTCACCCCAAACCTGAAGCTGCTATGGAACTGAAAGCTGAGTTTG tGCCCCTTGCCAAGCTAGCAGAAGAGTCGGACTTTGTCATTGTGACATGTTCTCTGACACCCGACACTCAGGGGATGTGCGATCGGGACTTCTTTTCCAAGATGAAGAAGACGTCTGTGTTCATCAACACAAGCAG GGGCACTGTTGTCAATCAAAAGGACCTTTACGAAGCTTTAGTCAATGGCCACATCGCAGCAGCGGGCTTGGATGTTACAACCCCAGAACCTCTGCCTACTGATAATCCGCTTCTTTCCCTCAAGAACTGTG TAATTTTGCCTCATATTGGAAGCGCCACCTACGCCACAAGGAATGCCATGTCAGTGTTGGCTGCCAACAATCTTCTGGCTGGACTGAAAGGAGAAAGTATGCCAAGTGAACTCAAGCTGTGA
- the GRHPR gene encoding glyoxylate reductase/hydroxypyruvate reductase isoform X1, with protein MRAAGQRLMKVFVTRRIPPEGLAALSRAGDCSVQQWDSDEPIPKSELLAGVAGKDGLLCLLSDRIDKEVLDAAGPSLKTISTLSVGYDHLAIEEIKKRGIRVGYTPDILTDATAELTVALLLATARRLPESVDEVKNGGWTTWKPLWMCGYGLSGSTVGVIGLGRIGQAVAHRLKPFGVKKFLYAGRHPKPEAAMELKAEFVPLAKLAEESDFVIVTCSLTPDTQGMCDRDFFSKMKKTSVFINTSRGTVVNQKDLYEALVNGHIAAAGLDVTTPEPLPTDNPLLSLKNCVILPHIGSATYATRNAMSVLAANNLLAGLKGESMPSELKL; from the exons ATGAGAGCGGCGGGGCAGCGACTCATGAAGGTGTTCGTGACGCGGAGGATCCCCCCGGAGGGGCTGGCGGCCTTGAGCCGGGCCGGAGA CTGCAGCGTCCAGCAATGGGATTCAGATGAACCAATCCCAAAGTCTGAGTTGCTGGCGGGGGTGGCTGGTAAGGATGGTCTCCTGTGCCTCTTGTCTGACCGGATTGACAAGGAAGTCCTGGATGCTGCAG GACCATCCCTTAAGACAATCAGTACGTTGTCCGTGGGATATGACCATCTTGCcattgaagaaataaaaaagcg TGGGATCCGTGTGGGATACACGCCAGACATCCTGACAGATGCCACCGCTGAACTCACAGTAGCTTTGCTCCTAGCAACGGCCCGCAGGCTGCCAGAATCTGTGGACGAAGTGAAGAA CGGTGGCTGGACCACATGGAAGCCTCTCTGGATGTGTGGCTATGGACTTTCCGGCAGCACCGTTGGGGTTATAGGGCTAGGAAGAATAG GGCAGGCTGTAGCGCATCGTCTGAAACCATTTGGAGTCAAGAAGTTTTTGTATGCAGGACGTCACCCCAAACCTGAAGCTGCTATGGAACTGAAAGCTGAGTTTG tGCCCCTTGCCAAGCTAGCAGAAGAGTCGGACTTTGTCATTGTGACATGTTCTCTGACACCCGACACTCAGGGGATGTGCGATCGGGACTTCTTTTCCAAGATGAAGAAGACGTCTGTGTTCATCAACACAAGCAG GGGCACTGTTGTCAATCAAAAGGACCTTTACGAAGCTTTAGTCAATGGCCACATCGCAGCAGCGGGCTTGGATGTTACAACCCCAGAACCTCTGCCTACTGATAATCCGCTTCTTTCCCTCAAGAACTGTG TAATTTTGCCTCATATTGGAAGCGCCACCTACGCCACAAGGAATGCCATGTCAGTGTTGGCTGCCAACAATCTTCTGGCTGGACTGAAAGGAGAAAGTATGCCAAGTGAACTCAAGCTGTGA